A single region of the Rubrobacter aplysinae genome encodes:
- a CDS encoding amidohydrolase: protein MPGSVVLINGSVITANANRPRAAAVAIRGGRIVAVGRDDEALAHRENAEVVDLRGRTAVPGFNDAHCHPMQVGLAASEVDASPASAPDLTTLVERLRERAAATEPGRWVPARGYDDTRLAERRHPTRHDLDRASEKHPILLTRACHHVAVANGRALLLAGITARTPDPAGGRIDRDHRGEPTGVLRESAVGLVESALPEPSVEELAAALKRAGGIYNSLGVTSVAEAGIRRSEELQAYQRFRETGGSLRAYLMVIADHALDHFAPAGVRTGFGDEMLKIGPAKIFLDGSVGGGTARMREPYLGEEENRGLWMREPEEMRDTLKRAHEAGWQLCAHAIGDAAIDLLLDVYEGIFSEHPRPDARPRIEHCEFVGDSAVFDRISGLGALPVPGTTFLREFLPMYEQSLGRERLRYANAMRSFADREIVAAASSDAPVVTPDPLAGIQTMISRPDREAISLEEAIRAYTLSGAYASFEEGVKGSLTPGKLGDVAVLGEDLNSVEPDGLTQVGVDLTVLDGEIVYSRQGSR from the coding sequence ATGCCGGGAAGCGTCGTGCTGATAAACGGAAGCGTGATCACGGCCAACGCCAACAGGCCGCGCGCGGCGGCGGTCGCGATCCGGGGCGGCAGGATCGTGGCGGTGGGCCGGGACGACGAGGCGCTAGCCCATCGCGAAAACGCCGAGGTCGTGGACCTGAGAGGCCGCACCGCCGTCCCCGGCTTCAACGACGCCCACTGCCACCCGATGCAGGTCGGGCTCGCCGCCTCGGAGGTTGACGCGAGTCCCGCGAGTGCGCCGGATCTCACTACGCTGGTCGAGAGGCTGCGGGAGCGGGCCGCCGCCACGGAGCCGGGACGCTGGGTGCCGGCCCGGGGCTACGACGACACCCGGCTCGCCGAGCGCCGCCACCCCACCCGCCACGACCTCGACCGTGCCTCGGAGAAGCATCCCATCCTATTGACCCGCGCCTGCCACCACGTCGCCGTCGCGAACGGCCGGGCGCTCCTCCTCGCGGGCATCACCGCCCGGACCCCGGACCCGGCCGGAGGCCGCATAGACCGCGACCACCGGGGCGAGCCGACCGGGGTCTTGCGCGAGTCGGCGGTCGGACTCGTGGAAAGCGCCCTGCCGGAGCCAAGTGTGGAAGAGCTTGCGGCGGCGCTCAAGCGGGCCGGCGGCATCTACAACTCCCTCGGCGTAACCAGCGTCGCCGAGGCCGGCATCCGCCGCTCGGAGGAGCTGCAAGCCTACCAGCGTTTCCGGGAGACGGGCGGCTCCCTGCGGGCCTACCTGATGGTGATCGCGGATCATGCCCTGGACCACTTCGCCCCGGCGGGCGTCCGCACCGGATTCGGAGACGAGATGCTGAAGATCGGCCCGGCCAAGATCTTCCTGGACGGCTCCGTTGGCGGCGGCACCGCCCGGATGCGCGAGCCTTATCTCGGAGAAGAGGAGAACCGCGGCCTCTGGATGCGGGAGCCGGAGGAAATGCGCGACACCCTGAAGCGCGCCCACGAGGCCGGCTGGCAGCTCTGCGCCCACGCAATCGGCGACGCCGCGATAGACCTCCTGCTCGACGTCTACGAGGGGATATTCTCGGAGCATCCCCGTCCAGACGCCCGGCCCCGCATAGAGCACTGTGAGTTCGTTGGCGATAGTGCGGTGTTCGACAGAATCTCCGGCCTCGGGGCGTTACCCGTGCCCGGCACGACGTTTCTGCGGGAGTTTCTCCCGATGTACGAGCAGAGCCTTGGCCGGGAGAGGCTGCGGTACGCGAACGCGATGCGCTCCTTCGCCGACCGGGAGATAGTAGCCGCCGCCTCCAGCGACGCCCCCGTGGTCACCCCCGATCCTCTAGCGGGGATACAAACCATGATCTCCCGCCCCGACAGAGAGGCCATCAGCCTCGAAGAGGCTATCCGGGCCTACACCCTATCCGGGGCCTACGCCTCTTTCGAGGAAGGCGTCAAGGGTAGCC